cCAAGGAAAACGAGAGTTTAATAGCACGCGGGGTACACAGAAAACAGCTGCAAGTTATAAACACCTCAGTCACTGCATCGAAACCCGAACAATGATTGGGTCGCTTTCGCTGTTGCTggtcgtttcttcttttttttcccctgcttAAATGACGGAAAATACGCCTTACTAGTCATGTTACGTTCTTCTTTTATGGCGTTGGCATCTCCATaacttttgcattttttaatctcttttttctggTCTTGTTTTCTTAATTTACCGCTGGCGAATGGGAAAGTAGGGGCCGTAAAAGGCTATAGTAATCATCGTACTCCCGTTTCCTCTTAGGCTCAGAAATTCTCCCCTTCATAATCTcacatttcccttcctttcctctcatatttctttttttataaatatataaatatatatatatatataattattattattgttgattTACGGTTGAGGAGGCTGCGGCAAAAGGTCGTTGAGATGATGAAGGTGTTTGGCAATAGCGACGATCTgagttggggggggggggggaatcgGGGTACTGCACAACCTCCTCCACTCGTAACGTTTGCTATCAATCAGTACACCGCTTGCCATAACTCGCCACATTCCAAACGACCCCGTCCAAATGTCTGACAAGAACAAAGGGTGAAAAATACTTCTGTCCCTCCCCAACACCGTGCTCATGGAATAGCCTCGAGAGGATTTGACTTAGATCTTGTTCCAAGCAACAATATCCATCGACTGAACATCATCCCCGAAAGACATGATCATCTCTTCCAGGTCATCTCCAGATACCTTATCGTCCTCGATGACAACCAACTGTTGCAGTTTCTTAACTCCGAACGCAATGGGCACCAGTTTGTGGTCACCCCACAGTAGACCATCTCTCTTAATTGCGTGGAGTTTCTGTGCGAGTCCATCTAAGTCCACTGTGTCATCCCACGGCTTGATGTCAAACAGGATTGATGACTTTGCAATGATCACCTTCTTGGAGCTCTTTGCTGCAgcatccttcttcttcttagcCTCCAGGGCCGCAAGTTCCTCTTCAGTGGCCTCACCAAAAAGATcgatatcatcatcatcaccggCAGCAGCTTTGGTCGTCGCGGACGTCTTTGATGCGGTTGCTCCTTTCGTCAGCTGGACGCGTTCCGCCTGATAATAAGCCGCCATGCGAGCAGCCCATTGAATCACAGCGGTATTAGAACCAAACATCTCACTGAAGATACGAGCGTCTTCTTTACTCGGTGTGAACCCCGAGACGTATGGTTGTGCGCTCAGGCGACCGTTGATTTCCTTTAGCGATGACATCGTCTTCGTACCTGTTTGTATCTCGTAGTAAGTCTTCGATAGTTATACTTCCTTTATAAAAGGATAATAATCGTCAAGAGAAAgtactcaaaaaaaaaaaaaaagacaattcGTTGACCACGCTAGGCATGCAAATATGGAGGCAGttcacaaaacaaaaatttgtATTAAACTCAAACTACTGAATGAAAAGTTAGAAAAGTTTTCAATGTCCCTCAATCGACAGTGCTGCAGTCACATAAGTCCTCCAGTTTTGCGAGACAATGCAGTAAACTAAATAGTCGATCCACCGATAAACGTCCACACCCCGTAGTTCCATTTACTTAAAGTCACGAACCACCTCGGAGAAGCCATAATGGAGAAATTTGTCTGCTGATCCCATACGTAACTCAGTCAGGGGAATACACGCACAACCATCCTTCTTTACAATTTTGTTCAGTTGCTGTCGGACGGTTTTCAATCTTATCAGTGGATAATCGTAATATGCCAACGGTGagggttaaaaaaaaaaaagaaaagggggagagggcTGGGTTGCGCACATTGGGCAACTAAAGGTCATCATAATCAATGAATAGCAACCCCTCACACCCATGTATTTTCACCCCTCACCGCGGAAACAAATGAAGTTGATGCAGATGGGTTTTAGCAAAGGAAGGAGATCCAAGCTTACACacggaaaaaaggaaaaaagaaacagacaagcacgcacgaaaaaaaaaaaagagaaaatgaatgaaaaggCAAGAAAGTAATGTAAAGAAGGGAGCATATATGGACCCCCGCACTACGCGAGATGTCTCGGCTACGTATTCTCAACCTGCTAATCTAACCTCGACAAAACTACAAACGAACAAGGCAAACACACCAACACGAGCAGCCAATAACAATTTAACCGaaataacaatagcaacCAAGGCACCCCAACAGCTAGACTcacaccacacacaaaaatcaattaacatatacacacactaaCACGAACTACATGTTATTTAATGGATGCATGACGGCCGTGGTAATCACCAATCAGTAAAGTCCTCACCGACTCACGCACCAAAGCTGGTAATATTGGCGgcagtttctttttgataGCCTCGGGGGTGAGATTCTGTTTAATTTCTTCTAGAGTGCACACCCCAGCGAACTGTTCAGCCGAGACGTACTTTAGCAAATCCTTTGTGCCTATCGCTTTCCTTATGTCTCTTGCTTGCTGCCTCCTCAAGATGTAAGTTTGGTCAGTTTGTTCCGAAGAGACGGAGCTGTTGCTTCTTAAATGAGCTTGTTCCATTGATGCATACCCCTTTGACGGCGCGGCCCGCACCAATAGGTGAATCTCATCCTTAATGAGAGAGGCAAGAGCGACGTGCAACCACCTGTAGAATTCCTCTGTTGTCGTCTGCGTAACAAAAGAAGACCAACTCGCACGCAGGGCGTAATTGTGGGCACCAACGGACTCAATAAACAAGCGCTCCGCGTTGTCACTTGCAGAGCAATTCTGCTGCACTCTCCTCCTAACGGATTCGTACGCGCCATAGGATACAAAATCATCCACGCAAGTAACGGAGTCATTGCAAACCTCTCGGTGCATATCACTTGAACCAACCACACGTTCAACTGCGTTGCATCGCACGTTTGCATCGCTCTCGCACGACGCAGCTTCCAGGAAACCACATGTTACTTCCGACTTCTCGCCACCAACAATATATGGAAGCGCATCGTTAGAAAATGTGGCACTGTCCACATCGGGAAGTGTGCCACCCGCCGTGTTTTCGCGGACGGCTGTCTTTTTGAAGTTGCGCCCGCTTTCCAAGTAGTGAGGATGAATATTAGGTGTTGCGTCAGGTTCCTGTAGAACCTTAGCATAGAACTCAGCAGTGTTTCCTACGCCCCCAAGTATACCTGCAACCGGTCGAGTGATGAGTCCCACAGCTCCGGTGGCAACGCCAGTAACGAAACCTGTCAAGCCTGAGGTTCGCACGCCGTTGAGCGGACGTGAGAAAACGCCCGCAATGCCATCACGTAAGCCCTGCCCCATACCCCACAGCACTCCTCCCTTCTTCGCAGGGTCACCTACGCGGTGATGCCCTTCACTCACTTGCTCAAGCCACTCGTTGTCCCACGAGAAGTTCGCCGCAGTGCGACTGCCGGCATGGGAAATTAACCCAACGGAGTGCAAAGTGGAGGATGTCGTCGTACACAGGAAGTCACGCAACCCCTTAAGCATATTCATTTCTGCTGTCCCAAGTAGAAGGGATCGGACACCTCTCTTCCACCCACTCAACAGTGCAATAGGATTTCCGAGAACTTCCATGGAACCAACAATCCTAGGAAACTGCAGGGCAAGTTGGTTGCGATATAGCGGCCACAGTGCTTCCAACAGCGCGCAGCCTACCGAGTTACTTCGCTGGTTTATATCTTCCATACTTATACCGTTTATACTCAAAGGGGCGCGCTCTACCGAAGGTATGAAACGGCTTATGGAAAATAAACCCGCGAACGGATCGTACAAGCCATCCTTGCGCCGAGTAATGGTAAACTCCAACTCAACTGGTGATACCTCTAACGTTGCAATGTGATAGTTATTAACAGCACCACGTTCGCGCAGCTCCGTGGTAGATAATTCATCCTTCGTGCTTGGTTTGCAAACATTCGAACCAGTCACATAACTTTCCTCCGTACTTTTCATCTGACACTGCTCGCTCTCCAAGCAACAAGCCGCCTGCTGGAGCAGAAACAAGAACGTGTCCGACACCTTTACGGTAACGGGCGCGACCTTAACAGAGACGCTCCTTATCCGGATGGTTTTCACCTTCTTCTTATTTGAGGTCATATCAATGGCGGCGCGCCGTTCAGGTACAAGAACATGCAATTGTAGAGAAAGACAGGGTTTCTTCAGTATATTGCCTGAAACGGCACCAACCGCGTCGACGGTATTGATTAGTACAACAACAGGGTGAACTGGTTCTGGTGTGGTGCAGTCCACGACAGCCACACGACCAACATCCATCCGACCGAAGCAATGCCTTTGATTGAGCGATGCCGTACAGTATATTCCAGTCGCTTCCATAAGGATCAAATCCAATTCACGGCACTGGATATAAGACAGTGCTTGTGCGTCCGTAAAGCTAGAGTTCGTTGTGGGCACAAAATGGAATTTGTTTTGAGTCACAAACGGGGCCAAGGGCGTGTCTAGCAGCGAATGAACTGTTTTCGGAACGCATTTGGAGGCAACGTAGAGCGACACCGTGTGGACAAGCACTTCCAAATGCAGGATACGTTGTGGCCTAAATACAAGGGCACTTTCAAGAGAGCGGTCGCCTGTTACAGAAATGTGATACTTCTGCTGCCCGCAGTCAAGGGTGCAGAGCACAAACATATCCGGTGCCACCTTTACTCCCTCACACGCAGTTGCGACTTCGTCGAGGTTTATCGTGCAAGTCTGAGAGTACCCATAGTCGCCATGCAACGTCAAGCGTATGGCAGCATTCGCGTCGTCACTCTCAAAGCAAGTCACACTGTCGGTGAAGGGTTGCACAATGTATGAACGCTCGGCCTTTGAGACGCCCGACAAAGAGTGTGGCATCTCTTCGTAAATCAGAAGACGGTTTGTGCGGTTTTCAACAACGATATGCGTACCCCCATCCAGGTCAAAGTCAACTAAGAAGCGTGACCTCCGCTTGTTCGGCACAATAGAAAGACAAGCAAAATTCTCTGGAATGGGATCATCTCCATAAAGTGGCGGAACACGTAATGAGCGGAGTGTTATGACGCCCATTGAATTTAATAGGTTCCGGAACGCTGGATCCCTCCCATCAGTGCTTCCCGTCGAAACGTAATGCTTCATTACAATAGGCACATTCAAAGTCGACAGCGTTAAAAGCCTCACTTTGTTTGACCAAACGAAGAGGTCACCCACCTCCTTATGGACATAGCAAACTTGCACGAGTGGGTCAGTAGCGGAAGCTGCGGCAAACGTTGTCCACTCCACGCTTGATTGGGGTGGTATTACCACGATAGTGTCTAAACCCAAACATCGCACGGCAAGGGAGAGCGCACGGTTCTGATTTCTTAATATCCACATTGGCTCTAAGCAAACCCGCGGCGCAACCTGCATGTTGTTTGTCACCTCTTTACAGCGACGGGCCCTAAAGAGGTGCACCTTCTCGCCATCCGCAACGCGAATACATTCTGAACTCATTGGATCATTGCATGCAAACAACCCAGAAGTGTCTGGCGTCGAACTCCCAATCATAACACGAATTAACACAGGTGCTTCGGGAGATTGGGCaatctcttttccctccattaGTGGCATTAGGATGGGAAACTCACGCTTTGGGGCAAGATACTTACCCTCTCCTTCACCCAATAACGGTGTGCCAAACTTATCTGCAACCCTAATGGGAAAAGGCAGCATATTCACGAGCACTGCAGGTACACGCACGACAAACTTGTCGGGCTCGACACGCTCCATTACCAGTCCCACTACTGGTGTTTCATCACCATCAACGGTACAAACTTTCATTCCAACTGTTGCCCTTTCAGAGAAATTTAGGGGAGTTGGTTTCGACGAAGTCAACCGCACACCATTTGGCAGTTGGCATGACAAACTCACGGAATACCCCTCACCAGAAGAAGGTCGCGTAAAATTGTTATACTCTTCTCCACACTGAACAAAACGTGGCTCGTCCAGGGGGGTGAATTCGTTTCCCCTTGTTGAAATGACGACAGCCAATGTCCCACCAGTGTTGTTCAGTACCGTTATCATTGGCCGGATACAGAGCTCTACGTCACAACGCTGCATAAGACGAGACTTCGTTGGGTCTTCGACGGGGAAAGCCTTTCGCCTAAGCGAAAAGAGGACACCAAATGTCTCGTATTCGCATCCCGCTTGATCCCCCTCGGGACCACGAGCCCCTGTGAGCCACAGGGGAAGCACAAGTACATCGTTTCCCCTCATGTGCCCACGCCGTGCATAGTCTGCACCACTGCACTGGAAGGCAGTATCACGACAACGAACTTTTTGCCCAACCTCCTGGGAATTCGCTGTACTTGTGCCCAAACCACCTCTCAGAGGCAGTTCTTCATGTTCTCCAGAAGACAGAAGAACGAACGCACTAATGAGCAACTCCAGTGTAATGAATTCGTCCTGCTGATCAAAACGCCACTCCTCGCCAACCAACAATGACAGCGGTTGCCTTAAACATGTAAAGGTCATATACCGTGTCTCCTTCGGAGGAACCACGAGGGGGGAACACGAGGCATCGGGCACAGACACTAAGTGGTCTGTAAGTTCATTTCGAACTGTGACAGGGGTAGTGATATTTACCACATCGTTAACCTCATCGTACCGCAGCACGATGTCCAACAGTCCAGCGAAACCATCAGTGAATGGAATTCGATGCGTTGTGACACGGCGAAGGGTTAAAATGTCCACATCAACTTTAGCATCTTGCAAAGCACTGCAGCACCGGTCAGAACCATCAACAAATCCACATACTATCCGAAAGCTGGTGAACGTGCGCTGAGGATCCGAAAGCTGCATAAGTTTACCGTTCGGCAGCGCATGGAATTCACTGAAAACGTTACCCTTGTTTTGAGAATTATGAGGTCCAAGAACAGTGACTAAGGTAAGAGGAACACCTGTGTTGTTGCAGAAACCCGGCACACCAACCCACCACCGACTAGGCGAGGGACGCGTCAAGCGGGCAAGCGTGATAAGAGGAAGTGTTATGCTGACTGACTGTAACATCAACAAACCCTGGAGTGAGTACCCGTCACCAGCATGCTGCGTGTACTCCACAGTAAATTCCGGTGAAAGTGAGACAACGTTGCAAGGCGGTTGATTAGGTTGGCAACTCGTCACGTGGAGTGCAGCATATCCCTTGCAACTACCACGGGAGAGGTTTCGTGTAGCCCTCCCGCGTATACATGTACCCGTCAAGGCAAGTACAAATTTTTCCCTCGTGAAATCATCCGTTATAACAAACTCAACATGAGGAGCCACCAAACCAAACTCAAACCACGACTCCAGGCCACCAATGCCCGCCGGTGAGAACGATGTCTGAAAAACGGGTTGATGGGCAATTACGTCCTGGCCTAACGTTCGGCTCAACCCTGTGCATTCCAGGCCAAGCGCTTCAGAGGAATAAGGAGCACAGCGTGGGTCACAACTCTTAACCAGTTGCCGGATTGAACATATTTCGCGAAATGCTTTTCTCAACAAGTTAGCGATGTTTCCCATTAGCAAAAGGTATCTCAATGGAACTGTAGAACACACGGGGGGGACTATCATATTTACCTGCGTGGTACTGATGCCTCCACGCGCCCTATCGCCTCTGTGGTACTGGATGTCGATGATTAATTCCGAGGGTTCATCGACGGCAGTCAGGGAGTTGCCATACCGTACTGAAACAGGCGAAAGTTTTACGGAACCGCTCTCCCCTACGTATTCCACGATACTGGAAGCGCCCTCATAACATTTTTTCTCAACCTCGTATCGAGCACTCGTGCGTCCAAACACGGTCACAGTTTCGTTGTTGGAACACAGTAAAAGCGTAACTCCACACAAAACGTCGAAACTGACCTTGACATTGCACCATCCAAGTTCGTTCAAAGGCAACAACGAGGGAGGAAATATACTCGTATGTGCCGTGCTGTGTGAAGAGGATGGTATTCCATCAGgtacaacacaaaaagaTCCCTCCCCAAGAACCACATAATCCGCCACCTTCCCGTGATTTACAATGAATGGAACATCTTGAAACACCACGGTAAGTCTCGAATCCACAAGTATAAGTGATTCTAACAAATGGTGGCGGGTGCTAGTCGGGGCAAGGATTACCTTTGCGGAGCCGATACACCTCACAAAGATTGTGTTTATCGGGTTACCCTGAGCCGAACCCTTCACAAAGCGGAGACGGAACCCACTCTTCCCGCCCAGCAAAAGGTCTttacacaaacaaacgtCGCCGGAAATGGTAATCAACCGACCACAACCCCCTAAGGCAACTGAGGGGCTGCCATCGATCCCGCAGAAGCACTGGAAAGCACTTCTGTCCGCGATCTGGCATGATGAAAACCAGTGCACTGCAGTTTGTAGCGTCCGATGAGCTGCTACAGATATGGGTCGCAAGACGTGGTCACTTATAGCGTTGCATAACTTCGGTGAAACAACCAACCTTAGGGCATGCAATCGTGCGACGTAGCTTACCACTTTTGTCCCAAGTTTCCCACAGGGTCTCATACATTCACTGTCCAAATTGGGTGAAACAGATGCTTCGCGACATGTCTCCGAGTAATCGATGCAAACGTCTCTGCGAATGTAAATTGCCCGTTTCATCGAAGAATCTTCGGCGTTTTCAGGAGCTATCGCGGTGATAAACTCACTTTGAATGGCTGAGTCAGCGGCGCTGGTGATGGATAAGACACGTGCAACCACACGTTCTCGCTGGACAGTTCGCTCCCGCTCAAACGATAATTGATGGAGCTCCACACCGAACAGCACATGATGCCGCCAACCCACAAATTCCCCACCTGACTGCGGTGCATACAACTTAACCGACAAAAACGAGATATAAAAAAGGACCGTGTCGCTACTGAAGGTTTTTGTAGTGGCCGATTCCCCTGTATGCGTCCATGTCGGTTCATTGTTATGCATAAAGGGTAATATCCCCATCAGAGGGAGGGTCGCCTGCAGCACCGACATCGAACAAGACTCCAGCACATCACCCAGCGGCGCAGACAGTTCAATATTCCCAAAACGCATAGACACGTGACGTGACAACTCAAGGAGATTTTTTTCTAGAGAGAACACAAATGAGACGTTCTCAGCGAGAGGCGAAAACAACGCCGATGGGGATTTGTAGCACAGAGAAGCCCTTTCAATCTTCACCATTAAGCAATCCTTTGCCCTATCCGCGGTGTTCTTCACCTCCACAGCTGGAAACAGCAGATCCACACTACCATTATTCGAGCACAACGCCGAATCATTtgcaagagggaaaagacgGACATTGACCTTTTCAATTGTGACATCAATAGACCTCACGGGCGTCCGCACTCCCTTCGTAGGAAAATGTAGTTTCCGACCCGCATCACCCCACAGATCATTCATGCGAGCCCATAAGCAGATGTAGAATGTGACGTTGTAGTTATTCAGTATTATACCTCTAGCAGCAACACTCACCTCTTCCGCTCCCGCGACTCTTACCTGCGATTCGGCAACTTCAAAAAATGCTAGCTGGTCCTTGACCCGCACCACTGACACATGTCGAACGCTGAATTCATACGGAATAGAATGGGAGCTGCTACTGTTGAGGGCTGTCCCCCAACCAAATTTGCCTCTCACCTCAGAACAGTTCAGCAATGCCACCTGC
The genomic region above belongs to Trypanosoma brucei brucei TREU927 chromosome 10, whole genome shotgun sequence and contains:
- a CDS encoding translation elongation factor 1-beta, putative, yielding MSSLKEINGRLSAQPYVSGFTPSKEDARIFSEMFGSNTAVIQWAARMAAYYQAERVQLTKGATASKTSATTKAAAGDDDDIDLFGEATEEELAALEAKKKKDAAAKSSKKVIIAKSSILFDIKPWDDTVDLDGLAQKLHAIKRDGLLWGDHKLVPIAFGVKKLQQLVVIEDDKVSGDDLEEMIMSFGDDVQSMDIVAWNKI